The window GCGTTGTCAAGGGATCGGCGTAAACGACTACAGCCTCACCCTTGACGCCTTGCATCTGCAGCACCCTCGGCTTTTGCAACGTTAGGGTCCAGTCAGCGTTTTGAAAAGCCTGGTCGTTCGTGTGCTTTAGCTGGTCGTTCTTCTTGACGAGAACTCAGATATAGAGTAAATATCCACAGGCCTGAAGAACTTGAGAAGCAAGGGGGAGGGCGAAAGGCATGGCGAATCAGTACGAGGAAGCTTACAAGAGATCCATTGAAGATCGAGAAGGTTTTTGGGGGCAAATCGCTGAGGACTGCTACTGGTACAAGAAGTGGGACAGGGTCCTGGATGATTCTGATAGACCGTTTTATCACTGGTTTCAAGGAGGTGAACTCAATACATGTTATAATGCCCTGGATTGCCATGTTGAAAACGGCAGGGGGGACCAGCTTGCCCTGATTCATGACAGCCCGGTCACGAATACGATCAAGAAATACACCTATAAGGAGTTGACGGACGAAGTCGCCAGGTTTGCCGGGGTGCTTGCTGCACAAGGCGTGGTAAAGGGAGACAGGGTACTCATTTACATGCCCATGATACCTGAAGCCGTGATCGCGATGCTTGCCTGTGCTCGTCTGGGTGCGGTGCATTCGGTGGTATTCGGCGGATTTGCACCCAAAGAGTTGGCTACCCGCATAACAGATGCAAAACCAAAGGTCATTGTTTCAGCCTCCTGTGGCATAGAGTTTAGTCGTATTGTCTCCTACAAACCGATGCTGGACGAGGCCATCGACATGGTGGACACGAAACCCCATCACTGCATTATTCTTCAGCGGCCCCAGGAGACTGCCTGGATGATGGCGGGTCGTGATCTGGATTGGAATGATGCCATGGCGAGTGCCAAACCCCATGACTGTGTTCCAGTGCTGGCCACAGATCCTTTGTACATCCTGTACACTTCAGGAACTACAGCCCAGCCCAAGGGCGTTGTGCGTGACAACGGGGGGCACCTGGTCTCTCTGAAATGGAGCATGAAGGCCATCTACAATGTGGATCCAGGTGATGTTTACTGGGCAGCCTCTGACGTCGGCTGGGTAGTGGGTCACTCCTACATTGTGTATGCCCCGCTGTTTCAGGGGTGCACCACGGTCCTGTTTGAAGGAAAGCCTGTGCGTACCCCGGATGCCGGCGTGTTCTGGCGGGTCATTTCCGAGCACAAGGTGAAATGCATGTTCACCGCACCCACGGCCTTCCGTGCTATCAAGCGGGAGGATCCCAAAGCTGAGTTCATGAAGAAATACGATTTGTCTTGTTTCAAGGCCCTTTTCCTTGCAGGTGAACGATCTGACCCGGACACTCTGAACTGGGCGGAAAGCAATCTCGGCGTGCCGGTGATTGACCACTGGTGGCAGACTGAAACCGGATGGGCCATTACTGCCAATTGCATGGGACTGCACCATTTTCCGGTCAAGTACGGTTCTGCTACAAAACCTGCGCCTGGATGGGATCTTAAGGTCGTAGATGCAGAATGCAACCCGCTTCCGGCAGGTGAAATAGGCGCTCTGGTTGTGAAACTCCCCCTGCCGCCAGGCACCTTACCGACGCTTTGGCGCAATGATGAGGCATACAAGACCGCTTACATGGAGGAGTTTCCAGGTTACTATAAGACGGCTGATGCAGGCTATATGGATGATGAGAGTTATGTCTATGTCATGTCCCGCACCGATGATATCATCAATGTGGCCGGACACAGGCTATCTACGGGGGCCATGGAGGAGGTGCTCGCAGATCATGCTGATGTGGCAGAATGTGCTGTCTTCGGTGTGGAGGACCCGTTAAAGGGTCAGATACCGATCGGACTTGTGGTGCTAAACGCAGGTGTGGATCGCGGCAAGGATGAAATTGTTAAAGAAGCCATTCAGATGGTCCGTGAAAGGATCGGTCCTGTTGCGGCATTTAAGACTGCCACAGTGGTCAAACGCCTGCCCAAAACCCGGTCTGGTAAGATTCTTCGCGGCACCATGCAAAAGATTGCTGACAACAAGGAGTATAAGGTGCCGGCAACTATCGATGATCCTGCCACTCTCGAAGAGATCGATGAAGCGCTTATTTCGATCGGTTACTCCATGGCACGAGATAAGTGGAGTTCTTGACCGATTCAGGCAACAGCCAGTAAAGGCTCAAGGCATAGGGCTCAAGGCGCAAGGCCATATGCCGTGCGCCTTGAGCCCTAAACCATGTGCCCTACTCACAAATAATTGAAGAATTGAGGGATTGCGCCTAGACGGCTTGAAAACATCGCATGGATTGAGGAATTGAGAAATTAGAATATGGATGATTCCGGCAACCCGCCGGCCGGCGAGGCAGGTTCCTCAATTCGCAATCCTTCAATTCCGGTTTATCCGAGTTAGGTTTATTGTCATCTCGTATGCACAGACGTCAGAGTCCCACGTGATGGCGAAACCTCTCTTGCGGGCAAGGGCAAGCATGGTTTTGTTTTCAGGCAGGGCCATACCGAAAACCGATTCCATTCCGCGCTTTTTGGCAATGGAAAGACCGTGTTCAAGCAATTTAGCCCCGACTCCTTTTCCTTGCCAAGGATCTCCAACCAGCAGAGAGAACTCCCCTTCCTTGCGGTCAGGATAGCACATCAGCCTGAATACGCCCAAGATTCGTTCTCGTCCTTCCTTTTGTTCGGTCGCAATCAGGACTGCATCCCGACCGTGATCAATTTCCATTAGCTTGGCCAACATCTCCTTTGACGGCCTCTTTATTCTCATAAAGAACCGGAAATACACGCTTTTGGGAGATAAAGCGTCGAACAAGGCTTCCAGAAGTGGTGTATCGTCGGCCCTTATGGGGCGGATGAAGACCTCTAGTCCACCTTTTGTGATCGTGGATATCTCATATTGGTCAGGGTTGCTTTTCACATTATCACCGGTTTATGCAAATATCGTGGGAGCCTGTCCGAGAATGAGCGATAGAACGTCTGGGGAACCGAATCAAGAGAAAACTGAAGATTGAAGCTCTGACACCATTTTCCCCCTTGATATTTTTGCCCATCATGATAGGGGAAAGACACTGACAGTCTTCGTTGCCTGTCGGTGTCTCATCCTAAGCCTCTGGGGTTGTCGGAAATCGCATCCTTCGGAGGCTTTTTCTGTCTCCCTTGACCGGACCCAATTTGATGATTATTGTTTGGTAGCGGGAGAAGTCTGGGGCCGGTGGCGACACGTGTCTCGCCGCAACTATATTAAATATAGGATGAGACACCGACCTCGGCTCCGGATTTACCCCATTCCTGCAGAATCCTCTCCTTTTCTCTTTATCCCTCATATTTTCCGTGATTTCTCGAACAGCTTTAGTACAATCCTTCGCAATCTTGCGATACTAATTTCGTGACGAACCCAAAAGGGGAGTTTTGCTTATGTTTGACGAAAAACGAGTCCTTCAATACCACAAGAAGCCACGGCCAGGAAAAATTGAGGTCATACCGAGCAAGGCATGTCTATCGCAATCCGATTTGTGCCTGGCGTACACTCCCGGTGTCGCAGTGCCTTGTCTTAAGATCAAAGAAGATGAGGATCTGTCTTTTGAATACACCACGAGGGGAAACCTTGTTGGGGTTATTACCAACGGCAGCGCGGTGTTGGGCCTTGGCAACATCGGCCCCCTGGCGGGCAAGCCGGTCATGGAGGGGAAGGCCGTCTTGTTCAAGCGGTTCGGCGACTTGGACGTGTTCGATATCGAGATCAACACCCAGGACCCAGACGAGTTCATCCGCGCTGTGAAGCTGCTGGAGCCCACTTTTGGCGGCATCAACCTGGAAGATATCAAGGCGCCGGAGTGCTTCTATATCGAAGAACAGCTTATTGAGCAGATGTCGATTCCTGTGTTCCACGACGACCAGCACGGCACTGCCATCATTTCCGGCGCAGCCCTGGTGAACGCTTGCGAGCTAACTAAGCGGAACATGGAACATATTCGTGTTGTGTTCAACGGCGCTGGGGCGGCGGCCGTTGCCTGCGCCAAGATGTACACACAACTTGGGGTGAAAAAGGAAAATATTATCCTCCTGGATTCAAATGGCGTAATCCACAAGGGGCGCACTGAAGGCATGAACCCTTACAAAGAGGCCTTTGCCGTGGACACTGCCATGCGTACCCTGGAAGACACTGTCAAAGGAGCGGACGTGCTTGTAGGGCTTTCCGTCAAAGGCGCGTTTACCCCCGAACTCCTATCCCTAATGAGCGAAAAGCCCATCATTTTCGCCCTTGCCAATCCAGACCCTGAGATTGACTACGACGTGGCAAGGGACGTCCGGCCGGACGCTATTGTGGCCACGGGCCGCTCCGATTTTCCAAACCAGGTCAACAATGTTCTCGGTTTTCCCTTTATTTTCCGTGGCGCCCTGGATGTTCGCGCCACAGCCATCAACGAAGAGATGAAGGTGGCGGCTGTTCAGGCACTAGCCGAGTTGGCCCGCGAAGATGTGCCGGATTCGGTTACCAAAGCGTACGGAGGATGCAAGATCCAGT is drawn from Deltaproteobacteria bacterium and contains these coding sequences:
- a CDS encoding propionyl-CoA synthetase, which gives rise to MANQYEEAYKRSIEDREGFWGQIAEDCYWYKKWDRVLDDSDRPFYHWFQGGELNTCYNALDCHVENGRGDQLALIHDSPVTNTIKKYTYKELTDEVARFAGVLAAQGVVKGDRVLIYMPMIPEAVIAMLACARLGAVHSVVFGGFAPKELATRITDAKPKVIVSASCGIEFSRIVSYKPMLDEAIDMVDTKPHHCIILQRPQETAWMMAGRDLDWNDAMASAKPHDCVPVLATDPLYILYTSGTTAQPKGVVRDNGGHLVSLKWSMKAIYNVDPGDVYWAASDVGWVVGHSYIVYAPLFQGCTTVLFEGKPVRTPDAGVFWRVISEHKVKCMFTAPTAFRAIKREDPKAEFMKKYDLSCFKALFLAGERSDPDTLNWAESNLGVPVIDHWWQTETGWAITANCMGLHHFPVKYGSATKPAPGWDLKVVDAECNPLPAGEIGALVVKLPLPPGTLPTLWRNDEAYKTAYMEEFPGYYKTADAGYMDDESYVYVMSRTDDIINVAGHRLSTGAMEEVLADHADVAECAVFGVEDPLKGQIPIGLVVLNAGVDRGKDEIVKEAIQMVRERIGPVAAFKTATVVKRLPKTRSGKILRGTMQKIADNKEYKVPATIDDPATLEEIDEALISIGYSMARDKWSS
- a CDS encoding GNAT family N-acetyltransferase, which encodes MKSNPDQYEISTITKGGLEVFIRPIRADDTPLLEALFDALSPKSVYFRFFMRIKRPSKEMLAKLMEIDHGRDAVLIATEQKEGRERILGVFRLMCYPDRKEGEFSLLVGDPWQGKGVGAKLLEHGLSIAKKRGMESVFGMALPENKTMLALARKRGFAITWDSDVCAYEMTINLTRINRN